One Citrobacter amalonaticus genomic window carries:
- the rlpA gene encoding endolytic peptidoglycan transglycosylase RlpA — protein sequence MRKQLPGVCVVAGIMLLAACTSDDGQQQNTVAPQPAVCNGPVVEISGADPRFEPLNPTANQDYQRDGKSYKIVQDASRFSQAGFAAIYDAEPGSNLTASGEAFDPMQLTAAHPTLPIPSYARITNLANGRMIVVRINDRGPYGNDRVISLSRAAADRLNTSNNTKVRIDPIIVAQDGSLSGPGMACTTVAKQTYALPSRPDLSGGMGSVSSAPEAMQPQGDVRAISNSTLQSEDNAGAPVQSSGFLGAPTTLAAGVLEGSEPTPAPQPTTAAPVSAPVSTPAATPAATTAPAAASASGSYVVQVGAVSDQGRAQQYQQRLGQQFGVPGRVTQNGAVWRIQLGPFASKAQASALQQRLQSEAQLQSFITGAQ from the coding sequence ATGCGTAAGCAGTTGCCTGGAGTCTGCGTCGTAGCAGGAATTATGCTGCTCGCGGCATGTACGAGTGATGATGGTCAGCAACAGAACACCGTCGCGCCGCAGCCAGCGGTATGTAATGGGCCCGTCGTTGAAATCAGCGGAGCCGATCCGCGTTTTGAACCGCTCAACCCAACCGCTAATCAGGATTACCAGCGAGACGGTAAGAGCTACAAGATAGTGCAGGATGCCTCGCGCTTTAGTCAGGCAGGGTTCGCGGCGATTTACGATGCCGAGCCCGGCAGCAATCTGACCGCCTCAGGCGAAGCGTTCGATCCTATGCAGCTCACCGCGGCGCATCCGACGTTACCGATCCCGAGCTATGCGCGGATCACTAACCTCGCCAATGGACGGATGATCGTGGTGCGCATTAACGATCGCGGTCCCTATGGCAACGATCGCGTGATTTCACTGTCGCGTGCCGCCGCTGACCGTCTGAACACCTCCAATAACACCAAAGTGCGTATCGACCCGATTATTGTCGCGCAGGATGGTTCCTTATCTGGTCCGGGTATGGCCTGTACCACGGTGGCCAAACAGACTTATGCCCTGCCCTCACGTCCGGATCTGAGCGGCGGCATGGGCAGCGTCTCCTCCGCACCGGAAGCGATGCAGCCTCAGGGTGACGTTCGCGCCATCAGCAATTCCACGCTGCAAAGTGAAGATAATGCCGGCGCACCGGTTCAGAGTAGTGGGTTCCTCGGTGCCCCGACAACCCTGGCTGCCGGCGTACTGGAAGGCAGTGAACCGACACCAGCGCCACAGCCCACGACTGCGGCTCCCGTTAGCGCGCCAGTCAGTACACCGGCAGCAACACCCGCCGCGACGACTGCGCCTGCCGCCGCTTCCGCCAGCGGCAGTTACGTAGTCCAGGTTGGTGCGGTAAGCGATCAGGGGCGTGCCCAACAGTATCAGCAGCGCTTAGGCCAGCAGTTTGGCGTACCGGGACGCGTCACGCAGAACGGCGCCGTGTGGCGTATTCAGCTCGGGCCGTTCGCCAGTAAAGCCCAGGCCAGTGCGCTACAGCAGCGCTTACAATCTGAAGCCCAATTACAGTCCTTCATTACCGGCGCACAGTAA
- the mrdB gene encoding peptidoglycan glycosyltransferase MrdB (rod shape-determining protein RodA) produces MTDNPNKKTFWDKIHIDPTMLLILLALLVYSSLVIWSASGQDIGMMERKVGQIAMGLVIMVVMAQIPPRVYEGWAPYLYIFCIILLVAVDAFGAISKGAQRWLDLGIVRFQPSEIAKIAVPLMVARFINRDVCPPSLKNTAIALVLIFMPTLLVAAQPDLGTSILVALSGLFVLFLSGLSWRLIGVAVLLVAAFIPILWFFLMHDYQRQRVMMLLDPETDPLGAGYHIIQSKIAIGSGGLSGKGWLHGTQSQLEFLPERHTDFIFAVLAEELGLIGILILLALYILLIMRGLWIAAHAQTTFGRVMAGGLMLILFVYVFVNIGMVSGILPVVGVPLPLVSYGGSALIVLMAGFGIVMSIHTHRKMLSKSV; encoded by the coding sequence ATGACGGATAATCCGAACAAAAAAACATTCTGGGATAAAATCCATATTGATCCCACCATGTTACTGATTTTGCTGGCGCTGTTGGTTTACAGCTCACTGGTTATCTGGAGCGCCAGCGGCCAGGACATTGGCATGATGGAGCGTAAAGTCGGTCAGATTGCGATGGGTCTGGTGATCATGGTGGTCATGGCGCAGATCCCGCCGCGCGTCTATGAAGGCTGGGCGCCGTATCTCTATATTTTCTGTATTATTTTGCTGGTGGCGGTCGATGCCTTTGGGGCGATATCCAAAGGCGCGCAGCGCTGGCTGGATCTCGGCATCGTGCGTTTTCAGCCTTCTGAAATCGCCAAAATCGCGGTGCCTCTGATGGTCGCACGCTTTATCAACCGCGACGTCTGTCCGCCCTCCCTGAAGAACACAGCCATCGCGCTGGTGCTGATTTTTATGCCGACGCTGCTGGTGGCGGCGCAGCCTGACCTCGGGACCTCGATTCTGGTCGCGCTTTCCGGGCTGTTCGTACTGTTCCTCTCGGGTCTGAGCTGGCGTTTAATTGGCGTCGCTGTGTTGCTGGTCGCGGCGTTCATCCCGATCCTGTGGTTCTTCCTGATGCACGATTATCAGCGTCAGCGTGTGATGATGTTACTTGACCCGGAAACCGACCCGTTGGGCGCCGGTTATCACATCATTCAGTCTAAAATTGCAATTGGTTCCGGCGGTCTGAGCGGCAAGGGGTGGTTACACGGTACCCAGTCGCAACTCGAATTTTTGCCCGAACGCCACACCGACTTTATCTTCGCCGTCCTGGCGGAAGAGCTTGGCCTGATTGGGATACTGATCCTGCTGGCGCTGTATATACTGCTGATTATGCGTGGCCTGTGGATTGCCGCCCACGCGCAAACCACCTTTGGTCGCGTGATGGCCGGTGGCTTAATGTTGATTTTATTCGTTTATGTCTTCGTTAATATTGGTATGGTGAGTGGAATTCTGCCTGTCGTAGGCGTTCCGCTTCCGTTGGTCAGTTACGGAGGCTCAGCACTGATCGTGTTGATGGCCGGGTTCGGGATTGTCATGTCGATCCACACCCACAGAAAAATGTTATCGAAAAGCGTGTAA
- the mrdA gene encoding peptidoglycan DD-transpeptidase MrdA, whose protein sequence is MKLQNSFRDYTAESALFVRRALVAFLGILLLTGVLIANLYNLQIVRFTDYQTRSNENRIKLVPIAPSRGIIYDRNGIPLALNRTIYQIEMMPEKVDNVQQTLDALRSVVDLSDDDIAAFKKERARSHRFTSIPVKTNLTEVQVARFAVNQYRFPGVEVKGYKRRFYPYGSALTHVIGYVSKINDKDVERLDKDGKLANYAATHDIGKLGIERYYEDVLHGQTGYEEVEVNNRGRVIRQLKEVPPQAGHDIYLTLDLKLQQYIETLLAGSRAAVVVTDPRTGGVLALVSMPSYDPNLFVDGISSKDYSGLLNDPNTPLVNRATQGVYPPASTVKPYVAVSALSAGVITRNTSLFDPGWWQLPGSEKRYRDWKKWGHGHLNVTKSLEESADTFFYQVAYDMGIDRLSEWMGKFGYGHYTGIDLAEERSGNMPTREWKLKRFKKPWYQGDTIPVGIGQGYWTATPIQMSKALMILINDGVVKVPHLLMSTAENGKKVPWVQPQEPPVGDIHSGYWELAKDGMYGVANRGNGTAHKYFASAPYKIAAKSGTAQVFGLKANETYNAHKIAERLRDHKLMTAFAPYNNPQVAVAIILENGGAGPAVGTIMRQILDHIMLGDNNTDLPAENPAVAAAEDQ, encoded by the coding sequence ATGAAATTACAGAATTCTTTTCGCGACTATACGGCTGAGTCCGCGCTATTTGTGCGCCGGGCGCTGGTCGCTTTTTTGGGTATTTTACTGCTCACCGGCGTGCTTATCGCCAACCTGTATAATCTGCAGATTGTCCGTTTTACCGATTACCAGACTCGCTCGAATGAAAACCGGATTAAGCTGGTGCCCATCGCCCCCAGTCGCGGCATCATCTATGACCGTAACGGTATTCCACTCGCCCTGAACCGCACCATTTACCAGATCGAAATGATGCCCGAGAAGGTCGACAACGTGCAGCAAACGCTGGATGCCCTGCGCAGCGTCGTCGATCTGAGCGATGATGATATTGCCGCCTTCAAGAAAGAGCGCGCACGTTCCCACCGCTTTACCTCTATTCCCGTCAAAACCAACCTCACCGAAGTGCAGGTTGCGCGTTTTGCCGTGAACCAGTACCGCTTCCCGGGTGTGGAAGTGAAAGGTTATAAGCGCCGGTTCTACCCGTACGGTTCCGCGCTCACCCACGTCATTGGCTACGTGTCGAAAATTAACGATAAAGACGTTGAGCGACTGGATAAAGACGGCAAACTGGCTAACTACGCCGCGACGCATGACATCGGAAAACTGGGGATTGAGCGCTACTACGAAGATGTGCTGCACGGTCAAACCGGCTACGAGGAAGTCGAAGTCAACAACCGTGGCCGCGTCATCCGCCAGCTCAAAGAGGTTCCCCCGCAGGCCGGACACGACATCTACCTGACGCTGGATCTCAAACTGCAGCAGTATATTGAGACGCTGCTGGCCGGTAGCCGTGCTGCCGTGGTGGTCACCGACCCGCGCACTGGCGGCGTGCTGGCGCTGGTTTCAATGCCAAGCTACGACCCGAACCTGTTCGTCGACGGTATCTCCAGTAAAGACTATTCCGGTTTGCTTAACGATCCAAACACGCCGCTGGTCAACCGCGCAACGCAGGGGGTGTATCCGCCGGCGTCGACGGTGAAACCGTATGTCGCCGTATCTGCATTAAGCGCGGGCGTTATCACCCGTAATACCAGCCTGTTTGACCCTGGCTGGTGGCAGTTACCAGGCTCAGAAAAACGCTACCGTGACTGGAAGAAATGGGGGCACGGACACCTGAACGTGACTAAATCGCTGGAAGAATCGGCAGATACCTTCTTCTATCAGGTCGCTTATGACATGGGGATCGACCGCCTCTCCGAGTGGATGGGCAAATTCGGTTACGGTCACTATACCGGTATCGACCTGGCGGAAGAGCGTTCCGGCAACATGCCTACCCGCGAATGGAAGCTCAAACGCTTTAAAAAACCCTGGTATCAGGGCGATACCATTCCGGTCGGCATCGGTCAGGGCTACTGGACGGCAACGCCGATTCAGATGAGTAAGGCGTTGATGATTTTGATTAACGATGGCGTCGTGAAGGTGCCTCATCTGCTGATGAGTACCGCAGAAAACGGCAAGAAAGTTCCCTGGGTACAACCGCAGGAGCCACCGGTCGGCGATATTCACTCTGGCTACTGGGAACTGGCGAAAGACGGCATGTATGGCGTCGCCAACCGTGGCAACGGGACCGCGCATAAATATTTTGCCAGCGCGCCGTATAAAATTGCCGCTAAATCCGGTACCGCACAGGTCTTTGGCCTGAAAGCCAATGAAACCTATAACGCGCATAAAATTGCCGAGCGTCTACGTGACCATAAACTGATGACCGCATTTGCACCGTATAACAACCCGCAGGTGGCCGTCGCCATCATCCTGGAAAACGGAGGGGCGGGCCCGGCAGTGGGGACCATTATGCGTCAGATTCTTGACCACATCATGTTGGGCGATAACAACACCGATCTGCCAGCGGAAAACCCGGCGGTTGCAGCGGCGGAGGATCAATAA
- the rlmH gene encoding 23S rRNA (pseudouridine(1915)-N(3))-methyltransferase RlmH has translation MKLQLVAVGTKMPDWVQTGFTEYLRRFPKDMPFELFEIPAGKRGKNADIKRILDKEGEQMLAAAGKNRIVTLDIPGKPWDTPQLATELERWKLDGRDVSLLIGGPEGLSPACKAAAEQSWSLSALTLPHPLVRVLVAESLYRAWSITTNHPYHRE, from the coding sequence GTGAAGCTTCAACTTGTCGCGGTAGGCACGAAAATGCCCGACTGGGTACAAACCGGTTTTACCGAGTACCTGCGGCGTTTTCCCAAAGACATGCCTTTTGAGCTGTTCGAAATTCCGGCCGGCAAACGCGGCAAGAACGCGGATATCAAGCGTATTCTCGACAAAGAGGGTGAACAGATGCTGGCTGCCGCTGGCAAAAACCGCATCGTCACCCTGGATATTCCCGGTAAACCCTGGGACACGCCGCAACTGGCGACCGAACTGGAACGCTGGAAACTGGACGGTCGTGATGTCAGCCTGTTAATTGGCGGGCCGGAGGGATTATCCCCTGCCTGCAAAGCGGCGGCAGAACAAAGTTGGTCGCTCTCTGCACTCACGCTTCCTCATCCGCTTGTCCGGGTGCTGGTGGCAGAGAGCCTGTATCGGGCGTGGAGCATTACCACTAATCACCCTTATCACCGTGAGTGA
- the rsfS gene encoding ribosome silencing factor: MQGKALQDFVIDKIDDLKGQDIIALDVQGKSSITDCMIICTGTSSRHVMSIADHVVQESRAAGMLPLGVEGESVADWIVVDLGEVIVHVMQEESRRLYELEKLWS; this comes from the coding sequence TTGCAGGGTAAAGCACTCCAGGATTTTGTTATCGACAAAATTGATGACCTTAAAGGTCAGGACATCATCGCCTTAGACGTTCAGGGCAAATCCAGTATCACCGACTGCATGATCATCTGTACCGGTACGTCCAGCCGTCACGTCATGTCTATTGCTGACCACGTTGTTCAGGAATCTCGCGCGGCGGGAATGCTGCCGCTGGGCGTGGAAGGTGAGAGCGTCGCCGACTGGATTGTCGTTGACCTGGGTGAAGTGATTGTCCACGTGATGCAGGAAGAGAGCCGTCGCCTGTATGAGCTGGAAAAACTCTGGAGTTAA
- a CDS encoding adenosylcobalamin/alpha-ribazole phosphatase translates to MRLWLVRHGETEANVAGLYSGHAPTPLTGRGVAQAQTLNTLLRQVPFEQVLCSELERAQHTARLVLQGRELPLQVKPELNEMFFGDWEMRHHQDLAREDAENYAAWCNDWQNAVPTNGEGFQTFARRVEQAMLLLADYQHHDHVLIVSHQGVLSLLIARLLAMPAAAMWHFRVEQGCWSAIDFTGDFATLRVLNSRAIWTPGE, encoded by the coding sequence ATGCGACTCTGGTTAGTTCGTCATGGTGAAACCGAGGCTAATGTGGCGGGATTGTACAGCGGTCATGCCCCCACGCCGTTGACCGGGCGCGGCGTCGCGCAGGCGCAAACGCTGAATACACTGCTTCGCCAGGTTCCCTTTGAGCAGGTGCTGTGTAGCGAGCTGGAGCGTGCGCAGCACACGGCGCGCTTAGTGCTTCAGGGACGTGAACTGCCGCTGCAGGTGAAGCCTGAGCTCAATGAGATGTTCTTTGGCGACTGGGAGATGCGTCATCACCAGGATCTGGCCCGCGAAGATGCCGAGAACTATGCGGCCTGGTGCAACGACTGGCAAAATGCGGTTCCCACCAATGGGGAGGGATTTCAGACCTTCGCCCGGCGCGTTGAGCAGGCAATGTTGCTCCTCGCCGACTATCAGCACCATGATCATGTGCTGATAGTCAGCCATCAGGGTGTTCTCAGCCTGTTAATCGCCCGGTTGCTTGCCATGCCCGCCGCGGCGATGTGGCATTTTCGCGTTGAGCAAGGCTGCTGGAGTGCCATTGATTTTACTGGCGATTTTGCCACGCTTCGGGTTCTCAACAGTAGAGCGATATGGACGCCCGGCGAGTAA
- the cobD gene encoding threonine-phosphate decarboxylase CobD yields the protein MSLFKSAHGGNTREAAEFLGISPEKLLDFSANINPLGMPETVKRAIVDNLHLAERYPDVDYHHLHQALARHHQVPVEWILAGNGETESIFTLVNGLKPRRAMIVAPGFAEYRRALQGGECVIDTFMLREEDGWQLTGAILDALTADLDCLFLCTPNNPTGLLPERALLEAIAGRCQALNIALILDEAFIDFIADEAGFIPLLKDNPHIWVLRSLTKFYAIPGLRLGYLINSDLQAVAAMRARQMPWSINAFAALAGEQVLEDTAYQQATWQWLREEGGRFYQQLCALPGLTVYPGQANYLLLRCETDLQRALLARHILIRSCANYPGLDGRYFRVAIRSQEENNRLLAALSDVLSDTVRAH from the coding sequence ATGTCTCTATTCAAAAGCGCCCACGGCGGTAACACCCGTGAGGCGGCTGAGTTCCTCGGGATCTCGCCCGAGAAGTTGCTGGATTTTAGCGCGAATATTAATCCTCTGGGTATGCCTGAAACGGTAAAACGCGCCATTGTCGACAATTTACACCTTGCCGAGCGCTATCCTGACGTCGATTACCATCACCTGCATCAGGCGCTGGCCCGACATCATCAGGTGCCAGTCGAATGGATCCTCGCCGGAAACGGTGAGACAGAGTCGATCTTTACCCTGGTGAACGGCTTGAAACCGCGGCGAGCGATGATCGTCGCGCCGGGATTTGCCGAATACCGCCGCGCGTTGCAGGGTGGCGAATGCGTCATTGATACGTTCATGCTGCGTGAAGAAGATGGCTGGCAACTGACCGGGGCGATTCTCGATGCGTTAACGGCAGATCTGGACTGTCTGTTTTTGTGCACGCCTAACAATCCCACCGGATTACTGCCGGAGCGGGCGTTACTTGAGGCGATTGCCGGGCGCTGTCAGGCGCTGAATATAGCGCTGATTCTTGATGAAGCATTTATCGATTTTATCGCTGATGAAGCGGGATTTATTCCGCTGTTAAAGGATAACCCGCATATCTGGGTTCTGCGTTCACTGACAAAATTCTATGCCATCCCGGGACTGCGGCTGGGATATCTCATCAACAGCGATCTGCAGGCGGTCGCGGCGATGAGGGCGCGCCAGATGCCGTGGTCGATCAACGCTTTTGCCGCACTGGCAGGGGAACAGGTTCTGGAGGATACCGCGTATCAACAGGCGACATGGCAGTGGCTGCGGGAAGAGGGCGGACGTTTTTATCAGCAGCTGTGTGCGCTGCCGGGGCTGACGGTGTATCCCGGCCAGGCGAACTATCTTCTGCTGCGCTGCGAAACCGATCTTCAGCGCGCTTTGCTGGCGCGACATATTCTGATCCGCAGTTGCGCCAATTACCCAGGTCTTGATGGACGCTATTTCCGCGTGGCAATACGCAGTCAGGAAGAGAACAACCGCCTGCTGGCGGCGTTAAGCGACGTACTTAGCGATACAGTCCGTGCTCATTGA